The following coding sequences lie in one Pontibacter sp. G13 genomic window:
- a CDS encoding CD225/dispanin family protein translates to MRLRQAQPKSWMLESILLSIVFLPFGIIALLNARKVNAHLKAGEIAEAGACSAKAEHWIKQGVFALSVLIGIVAFLTMFGGIKKILKSLI, encoded by the coding sequence ATGAGATTACGCCAAGCCCAGCCAAAATCCTGGATGTTGGAGTCAATCTTACTATCCATTGTATTTTTGCCCTTTGGGATCATCGCGCTGCTCAATGCCCGCAAGGTGAACGCCCACTTGAAAGCCGGAGAAATCGCAGAAGCCGGAGCCTGCTCAGCAAAGGCAGAACATTGGATCAAACAAGGCGTCTTCGCCCTGAGTGTTCTGATCGGAATTGTCGCATTTCTCACCATGTTTGGAGGAATCAAAAAGATCCTCAAGAGCCTGATCTGA